The Tursiops truncatus isolate mTurTru1 chromosome 20, mTurTru1.mat.Y, whole genome shotgun sequence DNA window GACAGGGCAGGCCCTTACCTTCCCGGGTGGGCGAGGAGTACTGGGTGGCCAGGCTGCAGGGAAAGGGGGACCTGTCAGCCCAGTGGTGTTGGTTGGGAGCCCAGCCCCCAGGGAGGAGGAGCAGCTGGGGAGGCCCCGGCCGAGGGGAGACAGGTCCCAGCAAATCGGACAGAAATCACAGCAGGGAGTATACGGCAAACAATGGCAACCACAGGGTCAAAGGGCACAGGCCCGGTGGGCAGAAGTGAGGAAAGGGGAAGGCCCAGAGGCACTTTGCGGCCACCCAGGGATTTACAAGGAGAAGCTGAGCAAGTGGTTTCTCCATATCCTGAAGGGCCCAACAAATAAACTTAATTAAAGCAGGAGAGACTGTGGCTAGACTATAGATAGACTTAGCCATCGTCATAGAGCAAAACGCTGGAATGTGTGACTAAGCATGGAGACTTCAGAACATCCTCGGCCCCTTTACACCAGGGCCTCATCACCCACCCAACTCCAAACCAGATCGCCACCCATCCCAGACAATGGGATCACCAACCACGCAATCACTGGAACCAGAAAGCCAGGATCATTATTAACCACTTCATGTGCTAACGCAAACGTTCGTTGACTCCCGCCTGCGAGCCACGCTCGCCCCCGCGTTCAGGCATCCAGTCCTGCTGTTTTTAGCTATAACACATCCTCTTGGCGCAacacctccccttccctgcccttcgCCCGCCTTATGGCAGGTCTTCTCTAGCCTGACGACCTTGCTCCAGCCTCCTGACTGGTCTCCCTGACCCCACCCTCGCCCCTAGGATGCATTTCTCCCTCTGCAGCCAGAGTGAATGTTCTAAGATGTCTTGATGACCATACTTCTCTCTGCGCAAAAGCCCccgtggctccccactgcctactCCATCAAGTGGGACCCCAGCCAGTGTTCTCAGCTTCACCTCCTGCGAACCTCCACACCTCCTCCTGCCTCGGCGGGTGCTGGCCCTCCCTGGGTGAAGCCACCCAGACCACCGAGCAGGTGCAGGGCGCCCTCCACTCACTGGGCGTCCTGGCCCTCCAGCAGGCGGCGGTAGGTGGCGATCTCCTGCTCCAGCCGTGTCTTCACGTCCAGCAGCATCTTGTACTCCTTGTTCTGCCGCTCCATCTCGCAGCGGAGCTCGCTCAGCTGGGCCTCGATGCTGCTGCTAAGCCCCTGCAGCTGGGCCAGCTGGGCCCCGTAGCGCGCCTCGGTCTCTGCCAGGCTGCCCTCCAGCGATGCTTTCTGTGGGTCAAGGTGGAGGTGGCTGGGGAGACCGAGCCCCCAGAAGGGGGCCCCACGTGTGTGGGTTTGTGGGTGGGGCAGTAAGTGGGGCAGAGTGTGCAGTGGCAGGCGGGGCAGGCAGTCTCTGGTTCTCCGAGTGGGGGTCCAGGAGGCGGGGCCCGCTCGGAGTGACGGGTACAGGACAAGGAGGGGACAGAGGCCCTACCACGCCGAGCTGGGACTGCAGCTCGATCTCCAGGTTCTGCACGGTGCGGCGTGGCTCCGTGATCTCTGCCCAGCTGCTCGGCAGGACCTCGGTGTTGGTGGCCACCTCGCGGTTCAGCTCCTCCATCTGGAAGGCAGGACGGGCCCTAGGGGCTTGCGGAGGCTtgcagaggtggggcaggggcctGACCTCCTAGACCTGCCGCTCCCCAGCCTCTGCAGGGCCCCAAGCCCACCTGCACATCCTGGAACTTGTAGCATTCACCTTGCTCTGGGGTCGTTTGTCTCCTTACTGGACTGCAGGTACCACTCTAGGGCAGGCCCTGGGTTTTACTCTTTTTGTGCCTGTCACTGTCCGGGCACTGCAGCTGCTCCGTGCATGCTTCCTGGGGGCACGAGAGTCTGCATCCAAACACACACCTACCTACGAATGCCCGGGCTGGGAGAACCCTAGTGGGATCAGGAGACCTGGATCTGCTCCCCAGGCCACGGTGAGGGGTTGTGTGAGCGTaaggcctctctgagcctcacgaTGTCCCCCTGAACGTGAGGGGTTGGTCCCCTGGTTTCCAAAGGTGCTTCCAGCTGGGAATCCACAGCCTGTGGATCTGTAAGTTTTCCGACATGTGCTCAGCACACGgcgtgtgcacgcacacgtgtgcacaccTGCTCACGCAGGCCACCCACCTTGCTGAAGAGCCAGTCCTCGGCGTCCGTGCGGTTCTTCGTGATCTTCTCGTATTGGTCGCGCATCTCATTCAGGATGCGGCCCAGGTCCACAGCGGGGGCGGCGTCCATCTCCACGTTGATCTCACCACCCACCTGGCCTCGCAGGGCATTCACTTCCTGGGCAGACAGCTAAGCAGGAGCTCACTCAGGGCCATCCTGGGAAGAGTCCCTGGGGCTGCCTTCTCTGTCTGGGGGAGATGGGTGCagaggacagacagacacagacaggcCAACAGCTCCTCACCCTGAAGGTGGAGGTGGATGTCATCACGTCTCAAACATGCAGGGCTGTGGATATCAACAatctcccccaacacacactcgCGGGGTGGGCTTTGCCCAGTCCCGGTGTGTGCTGGGCCAGGAGAGATGGCAACTCCCAGTCATGGTGGGGGATGAGCCAGGACAACCTCACTCCAGCCCTGACCACCCACCTCACCCCCCGTCACCAACCACGCAGCACGGGCATGGGGAAAGCAGCACCCTGTCGGTATTGGGGGAGTCAGACCTCACTAGGAAAGGTGAATCTGCTGGGGGATGCAATCCCTATAGCCAGCCTCAAAGCCAAGTAGAGACATTTTCTGGACTCCTGCTACTCGGGCATTAGGCTCCCCCAGCTCAGGCCAGCCCAGAAGTCGGATGGGAAGGAAGCCACAAGGTTCACTAGTCCCCCTGCAGGGTCTTGGATCCCTATCCTTGGGTTGAGCCTTGGGGTCCCTGGGAGATGGGAGAAGTGGCAGAGTGCTGTAGTCAGGCTTGGGTGTGGATACGGCTCAGGCAGACCTGAGGGAAGCCCCACCCCTGTACAGCCTTGGAcaaattccttaacctctctgagcctctgtttcttcactcGTAAAGAGAAGAACTTGCTCCTTTCTCCCAGTGAGGCTGTCGGTATCAGCTGAGATATTTGCTGTGAAACACTCATAATGGGCTGGGCAGGTGTTTGTGGTTGTTATGACTATCACTATTACAATCAACTATAATAATTAGGCTGTGTGTTCTTAGACTGATTCACCCATTAGATACTTAACTGCCACCACACGGTAGGCAGTGCCTCGAGGGACAGAGAAGTATCTCTGGGGGGAAAGGGCCCTCCAGACCTCAACCAGGGCCCAATGAGAGTCTCCCAGGGTCAGAGCCAGGAACCCACCAGAGATGGGAACTGGATGGAGAGCGtggccccggcccaggaagatgtGGGGGCCCCGGCCTTGCTTGTTCTCAGGCAAGTTTCTCCTGCATTCCCAAGCTGGCCTCACCTCCTCATGGTTCTTCCGGAGGTAGGCCAGCTCCTGCTTGAGGTTCTCAATCTGCATCTCCAGGTCGGCTCTGGCCAGGGTCAGCTCGTCCAGCACCCTGCGGAGGCCGTTGATGTTGGCCTCCACGCTCATGCGCAGGTTCAGCTCCGTCTCATACCTTAGCGGGGGAGCGGGGGAGGCAGGGAAGCCTGAGCCATGGAGTGCCATTAGGACGCCCTCGTACACAGAGAGCCAGACCCCCGCCAGCCCCCTGAGCTGCCCCCAAGGCCCAGACTCACTTGGTACGGAAGTCATCGGCTGCCAGGCGGGCATTACCCATCTGCAGCACCAAGTTGGCATTGTAGATGGTGGCCGCCAGGACCTGAGGGACACAGTGGGCTTGGTGAGCAAGCGCCCTGGGCAGCCACAGGAAGACCTTGCAACACCCCTCCTGCAGCCCTCTGGAGAGCGGGCCAGAGTGAGGGAGATGAGGGTCCCTGTGGTCTCCTCCTCTGAGCACCCTGCTGGGGGGCTCACAAGGGGTGGGGGCATGATACCCAGGCACAGGTAACCATAGTGCCAGGAAAGATACCCATATGCACCCCTCTCCCACCATGAGGGTCATTGCCCAAGCTGCCTGGACCTCACTCCATCTTTCCCCAATTAAATTcacctctagggcttccctggtggctcagtggttaagaatccgcctgccaatgcaagggacacggtttcaagccctggtccaggaagatcccacatgccacagagcagctaagcccgtgagccacaactactgagcctgcactctagagcctgcaagacacaactactgagcccacgtgccacaattactgaagcccactcgcctagagcctgtgctccgcaacaagagaagccaccacaatgagaagcccgcgcaccgcaaaagagcagccccagctcaccgcaactagagaaagctggcacacagcaacgaagacccaacacagccaaaaaaataaataaataataaattaattaattaaattaaattaaataaattcacCCGTAGGTTCAgttgccacctcctccaggaagccctctttgATTCCCCGTCTGGATCTTTCTTCCCCATCATACCTCCCCTCGGCCCATCTCTCTTACACAGTACTTCTCCCAAGTGCAAcatttttctgtgacttttttgtgtgtttttttctgtccTCCACTGGACTCTGAGCTCCAGAGGAACAAGGCCCTGACTCATGTCTGTCTCCTTCAATTTGGACTCCCCAGCCCTGAGTACAGTGCCTGGCCGAGAGTCAGCCCCCAGGAAACATTAGTTTAATTAAACGATTAATTAAATAATTGATAATATTATGGCTGGCCCCACGTCAAACCTAGGGCAAGGTTTTCTTTTCCCACAGGGTCATCTGGGAGGTTTAAAAGACAACAGGGAAGGGAGAGGCTCTGGAAGGAGCAGAGGGTTGGTTATTATTACTGCTGCTGTCGTTATTGTTGGGAGAAATACCTAAGAGAGGCTCTAGTCAAAGGccatggggctggggggagggggaggccccTCCACACTgcccagaggaagcagagaggaggtcGCGGTGGAGGCGGCAGATGAGCTGAGCAGAATCTGGAGTTTTTTAAGGTTGAGGGCTGAAGTATAAAGCTGTAAGAGGGGGCAGCCCCAGTAAACTCATCCAGGGCCTCAGAGCCCGCTCGTGGCCCTAAGTTCTGAAAAGGCACCCTGAGTCAGGCTCCGTTTCCAGACTGAACCCAAGAGCCAGTCTGACTGAACCCGCCCCAAGGCCTCACTAGGCCCATCGGCAACCTGCAGACTAGGCCCCCATCCGCCTCCCTGCTTAGGAGGCTGATTGGGTCCAGCGAGGGGGCAGTGGTAAAAAACCGCCGAGGGGCAGTGACTCGGAGGCCTGGTGCGCAGTGCACTGGGGGATGGCGGTGAGGAGCTGGCCGACCCCGAAGCTCAGGAACACTGACTCGCCAGGGCTCCCCTGAGTTCCCTGCTGCCCAGATCAAGCCCAGTATCTGGTCTGGCACTCCCAGTAGCTCTGCTTCCAGTGGGCAATTGCAGGAGTTCCCTTCCGGGCCTGGGTCCCGGGCAGGAGCAGGCAAAGCCCCTCGCCGGGCAGCAGGCCTGGTTCTCCACCAGGAAACTGAGTGGGCTGACCCCGGGCCAGCCAGCCCCAAGTCCGGCTCTCCCGAGCCCAGCTTTTGCACCTCTTTGACCTCTCTCCTGCTTCTGGAGGCTGCACCCCTGTAGGTCCCTCCAGGGGCAAGGTTGCGCAGAAGACCCAGGTGCTGTGTTTACAGAATGCCAAGGTCACGTTCACAGAGATcatagcgtgtgtgtgtgtgtgtgtgtgtgtgtgtgtgtgtgtgttgcctccTCCATCAGACTAAGTTAGAGAAATATCTCCCCTTGGAAGCTTCCAGTCTGAGTGGGAAGACACAGCTCCTTTCCTCAGGGACCACCCCCCAATCTGCATCTGCAAGCAGAGACAGCCTCTGCTCTTGGGGACCCCCAGAGTGACCATCATGGAAGGAGTGAGGAGGACCAACAATGAAAGTAGCTGTGAGAACATGTCAGACTCAGTGAAATCAGCCCAATGAACAGAGCATAGACTGAACCTCAAAGTGCAGAAGGGACCCCCAGATCCAAGGATAAAAGGCAAGTGCCGTGCATCCAGGAagactgcctggaggaggtgaggcagGCGGGGGGGTGGGGCAAACTCAAAGGGGAATGGGATAGTGAGATGGAGACATTGAGCCTCATCTCCTAGCAGCCACACCAAACTCGTTCCCACACCTATGCCTTTGTCCACACTGATCTCTATACCTGAATGCCATCTGCTGCCCTCAGTCAAGGTTCTGAAGCCTTGCCTGCCCACTCCTCTATCACTCACCCCAAATACCTTCCCCCAGAAAGGAGGAACTCCAAACAGCCTCCCAACGTGGGATGTCCTCCAGGCCTGGGACCAGTGACTGGTACAGGGCTGGGTTCCAGAGCAAGTGAGagagtgagtgaatgaacgaatgggTGAGGGATGGAGACCTAGGCTGGAGGAGAAATGTTGGCAAAGGTCCAAAGTTGGGATGGTGTGAGTTAGAAGCAGGTACTAAGGACAGAGGGCAGGGAGCGCCCACCGTGCTCCACAGGTCCTCGATGGTCTTGACGTAGTGGCTGTAGTCGAGGGCGGGCCCGGAGCCCTGCTTCTTGTACCGGTCGTGGATCTTCACCTCCAGGTAGGCATTAGACTCCTCCAGAGCGCACACCTTGCCCAGGTAGGAGGCCAGGCGGTCGCTGAGGTTCTGCATGGTCTCCTTCTCGCTGCCCCCCGTGCCCACAGAGAAGCGGGACAAAGACACAGACATGTTGCCAGAGCTGCTGGCTCCCAGGAGGCTGGCGGGCCGGCAGGCACCCCCAACACGGATGGAAGACATCGAGAGAAACCCCCACCACCGGGCACACACAGGCCCTTGACGGAGCCGGAAGTGGAAAGCCGGTGGATGCTGGTGGTGGGGGCGGCCATGGTGTCCACAAGTCATGCGCAGGGTCTGGTTTGCACAGAGGCCCCAGGTAGCCCTTTATAGCCCTTTATAGCCAGGCTAAAGGGCAGCTGGGCCCCTGGCTCTTTAAGTCAGAGCCAAAAGCCCAGCCTCTGTACCAGGCGCCCAGGGCTCAAGCTGGACGCACCGAGGGCATCCCGAGCCTGGCCTGAGCACAAGGGCTTCTTAGCAGCCCATCGTCTGTTAGAAACAAAGGTGGTACTGGAGCCGCAACCCCGGGGTAGGGGGATTCTCCACCCTCAGCCACAATTAGGTGGCTGAGCTCGTTCTTGGGGAGAGTCCGGAGAACCCAGCCCTGGGAGCCAGAAAGGGCCTGGAACAAGGCTCCACAGGCCCAGAGCCTGGGGCTGGTCTGGCCCCCCACCCAGCATTCTTGGGTCCCAGGGAGAGGGTGGAGAGATGCGGGGGACACCCTCCCCTACCGCGTACAATGTGGCCCTGAGGGAGCCCCCCAGGTCTCTTGGGATTATTCCAAGTCTGTGGGAGGAGACGTAGCTCCTGGCCTGGGGGCTGCCCTATCTGAGGGGAATAGTCACAGCCACTGACCTGAGGGAGCTTTGGATCCAAACCTTTCAGGAAGTCAGTTCAAGAGCCTCAGTTGccttatttgcaaaatgggggTGATTCCTGCCTCCCAGGGTCTTTGAGGGAATCTGGAGAGATGGTTGACATCAGTCAAGCTGGGGCTGAgggggagaaggaagcagagggttAGGGTGACCACtcctcctcacacacacacacacacacacacacacacacacacaccccgcagTCCCTTAGGGAAGACACTCCCAAGGGGCCCTCAGAGGAGATGCTGAGCGCAGGAGAAGCAGGACCTGTGCAGCGGGTACCCCTCCACGGAGACGCGCCCTGGGGAAGTGTGGCCTCTGCGAGGACAAAGCACAATCCCACACCCTGTCGGCTGGCACCCGTCCATGCCCAGCCAGGAGATTACCAGCCTTAATTGCTTCCGTGCTAATGATTTATGTGCTGCCAGTACCCCAGCGTCTGCACCGGGCCTGTCTGAATGGGGAGCTTCCAGGGAACGGGAGGCCTTCGGGCCAGGCAGGGGCGGAGGGAGACTCGTGGGTGGCCTGGGCTCTCGGCCCACACACAGGGGGAAAGAAAGTGAGTGCCCTCACGCGCAAGGGTGTCTCCTTGCTTGGAGAGTGGGGGCTCCACGAGCTACTGTGAGAGAGGGGACAACCTGACTTTGTCCTGCTCCCACCCCGCCTGTAAAGTCTGGGGGTTCTCAGGGTTCCTGGGAGCACGGAGGGGGCTCAAGGTCAAGGCTAGGCAGCGAGGTCAGAACACCGGGGCTCTTCCATGAGGCCAGACACCAGGGAGGACTTCCTCCTACTCCGGGACAGTCTTGGGGAAGGGAACCAAGAGAACCTGGGGTCACCTGAATGGGTCAGAGGCCAGCCTTGCACCACCCACTCACCTTCACAGGGAATGACCTTCCCCCTTCCCACTGGAGCCAGTCTCCCaggaagccccctcccccagaaGCTGACTGATCTCCTCCCTCCAGACAGGCCTCACTCAGTCCAGAGAAGTGAATGTGGAGCAGagccaggggcctggggagggggccaggCCACAGGGCACCACTCACCCTCTGCCTCTCTCAGAGCCTGCATCCCAGCCCGCAGCCCACCTCCAAAGCCCTCAGACCTTAGGCTTGAGGCCCAGTTTGAAGGGGCAGAGAGTTTACtaaccttcctctctccctccaaaaTCACCAAGGTCCCACCATCCCCCCGTCACTTCCATCTGCCACCCCCCGATGTCAGGCTGTGTGTCAAGGTCTGGGCCTCGGTAGCTCCACACCATTGATCCCCCAGACCCTTTGCCTCCGGCCTTTGGAGACTCTGCCACCTCTGAAGCCCCTGCAGCACCTCGGCCCAGAGAGGCCTCACCTGCTGCTGAAGGGCAGGCCTGGCTCAACCCCTCTCCCCAGGTGAAAGGACAGGGTCAGGGCCAGGAAGGCCTCCCTGGCCCTCTGGAAAGCGTGGCCACCCTTGGCGGGCCTAAGAAGAGCCCGGACACTCCTCCCGCACCGCTCAGAACAGCGCTGGCCAGGTCCTGCCAACGACGCCACGCGGACACCGAGGCCCAGGGTGCCGCAGCGGCAGGGCAGCCGGGCGCTGGCAGCCGAGCCCGGCCTGACGTGGGGCCCCAGCAGCGCCCACTCCCCCTGCCAGGGGAGGAAGGCCTGGCGGGAGCCGGTCGGAGGGCTATGCCAAGGTCCTCTCGCCTGTGAATTCTCCTGCCCGGGCCTGTCCTCCACCCCCGGCAGCCAGAGGGGCAGCGCCAGGCCCACAGCCCTCACGGGTGTCAGCAGCTCGGCCcacaaggaggaggagaggaaaaggaggcgATCCAGCCCCACAGCCTGCCGGGGGTCCAGCACggggggcaggggacaggagGAGGAGGCCCCAGGGAGACGGCTGGGACAACTCCCGGCATCCCCCAGTGAGTGTCCCCAGCCAGCCCCAGCCTTGCCCAGCCCCACAGGCCCTGGATCTCCTCGCTAGAGGCTGCTGGACGGCCGGCGTGCTCTCGGGTTGACTAGGACAGACCCTGTCTCAGATTTGAGCAGGACTATAGGGTGTGGGGGGAGAGTCCCCAGGACCGTACCCACCCTACGAGGTTGATGGAAGGCGCAAGGTGCAGGGTGGCCTGGGGGCCCCCGTATACACTTGATGTTCGATAGATGCGTATCGATGTTGACAAAGGTCTCGCCACATCGGCCCAGTCGACCTTGGCTCCTAcacaggccccccccccccgagcATTAACTGTCACCTTCCTAGGACagtgcccacccccacccagaaCCCAGGGCACGGCAGGTATGCAGCAGGTGCTCTGTAAGTGTTCACTGCGTCCTTAGGAGCAGGGAGCCTGGGCCACGACTGGGGCGGAGACAGGGGCCCAGGAAGGGAGTACATGGCTACCTCTACCCTCCCCCCAAGGGAAAGGGTCCCTATCAGGTGAGGTCAGGAAAGTGAGAGGCCCGGATGTGGGGGTGGGCTCCCAGCTGGGACCTTGGCTTTGCTGGTGAGGAGAGGACCCCAAACCCTTCAGGGGCCCCAGAGACtggaccccacccccagaccctgCCACTAGGGCCTGTCAGCTCCTTTCCTCACAGACACATAGTCCCTCTCACCTGCAGGCACCTTGCCCAGGATAGGTCACCAAGCTCACGGGTGCTCCTCCCTTTACCTCAGCCCTGAAGCCTCCTCACCCCTTGCCAAAGGCACCCTCACCCCGCCACACCTGCCCTCAGGTGGAACCCTCTTCCTCTATTCGGTTTCCTCAGCCTCTGTCCTGAGGCCCCAGGGCCGCCCCGCCCAGATCCACCCACTAATGATTTACGGCTGACTCCACAGAAGGCCCCACCCTCCGcctcggggcggggcggggcttgCGGGAGGCGTGGAGCGGTCCTGGCGGCCACCTCCCAGGAGGCACAATTCAGAGTCAGAGGCGGGACGTCCTGCAGTGCCCCCTGAACTCCTGGGGTCCCCAGCTGCTCCCTTCCCAACACAAGCACACGCGGCCACCTCCCAGTAGCTGGCTTCCAGGAAACATGTGCCTGGGGTGGACCCAAGACGGGATTCGGCCCCCGGGGAAAGCCCGCCCCCCTGGACAGAGCCACATCGGATGTCCAGGGCCCCGCCCCAGAAAGGGCCCCCATGGGACCCAGGACAGGAGGAGAGGGCAAGGGAGGGCCTAGAACCGGCAGGAACGTGTGAGGAGGAGGTCTGGGAAGGGGAGCCCAGGCCTTCCAGCGAGGGAGGGAACCCTTGCTTCTTCCCAAGGCTAGAAGACTCCAGCTTAACAGGACCAGCtgctcccctctgcccctccctcccttcccccttccttggCCTCAGGGAGTTacgggggaggaagagagggcaggTGGGCCCCCTTTTGGACCTGGGGCTCACCCCCTCTCCTTTGCCCTGCAGGCTGATGGGGCACTGAGGGCCTGGGGGAACCGAGTCAGAAACCCCATTCTCCCAGGCCCCTGGGCCCTGCCCCGCCTGCCCACTCTGCTGTTCGCCCTCCATGCCCTGCGAGGCTGGTTGCTCTCCATTAATTCACCCTCATTTGTCCCTGTTCTTCGATGCTCTTGAGTGATTTCCTCCAGGGGCATGTGTGGCCCGGGCTCCCGGAGAGAGAGGCTTTGTCTCTCCCCTCAGAGTGGAGGCTTCCTAGGATAGAAGCTGTATCTCCCCACTCAGACTGGGAGCTCGCTGGGGGTGGAGGCCGTGTCTCCCCCGTGTGAGTCTGGGGATGCTCTGAGCATGGCCTGCCTCCTTCCTTCACCTGACAGCGCCGGCAGGAAGGGGCGCTCTTGGCTTTTTGACAGCCCAGCCCACCACAGGATGGGATCATTCTGTGCCCGACCAACAGGGGAGCACGCCTGTGCAAAGGCCTGGGCTCCATGGAATACTCCGCCCCACCCCGGGCCCCCCACCTGCTCCCCCCCATTAAACGCGGCCTCATCCCTGAAGTTGCCCCAACCTGGCAGTTTCACAGCCCCCttgtccctgcctctgcctcagaacctgggccctgggccttGTTAACATTTCAGGTGTGATACACTTTCTCCAGCAAGGTTTTGTGGGGGAGGAACCACAGCCCCTGATCTTCACGACCCCCGTCGTGAAGCATGTTATCTGTGATCACGACTCCGCACCTCATGAAAAGAGCTCAGAAGGCCGAGTGCAAGAGCCTGGGTCAATGTGGACCCTGTCGTGGACAAGTCATAGCCCTTCTCTTAgccacatctgcaaaatgaggctaCCCGGCTTCCATGACAAACTCTTTGTGGGGCTTACGTGAGAGAGCTTGTTACAGCAGCTGGCCCCAGTCCTTGTGTACACTAGAGATTCGGGGGAAGGGTCAATGACTCCAATGCTGGCTAGGGGAAGGCCCCCGGGCGTGAGATGGAACCCTTCCCTCCCCGTGCTGGGCAGACTCAGGTCCTTATacccttatatggcaaaagggactttgcaggtgtgactAAGTCGAGGGCTTTGcaatggggagattattctggattatctggttGAGCCCAATATGACCACAAGGGTCCTTAAACGAGGGAGGCAacagggtcagagtcagagaaggagatgtggcaacagaagcagaggtcagagggaTGTAGCCATGAGCCAGGGAAGCGGACTCTAGGaacaggaaaagacaaggaacggttctcccctagagcctccagaaggggcTCAGCCCTGCTGACACATTGACTTTAGCCTCCGAAGACGCATTTCAGACCTCGGACCTCCAGAGCTGTAACGTAATAAGCGTGTGTTGCTTTAAGGCCCTAAAGTTGTCATTTGTTCCAAGAGCAACAGGAAATTGATACGCTCCCCCAGCCCGTTCTAGCACCCGTGAGCGCTAGCCACTCTCACTTGTGTTAGAATTATTTGGATCTCCTTCCCTTCTAGAAAGACAATCCTTGACGGCCAAAAGACGGCTTTCTGGTTATCTCTGGACCCACTCTAAGGTctaactcggtgctttgtgcacAGGAAGTGCCCGATCAATGCGGGCTGGATAAACGCAGGCAGTAAGAGCCCAATGCCGGGCTTCGCTCAGCACCCATTCATCGCATTCATGGTGTGGCCGTCACGGGGCTGGGTGCCCGAGAACTCAGCACTGAGTCAGCGAGTCCTGCCCTCAATGAGTGCAGGCAGGTGAGCGAGAGACAGACAGATGCACAGTCCGTCCAAGCACCGTGTTAC harbors:
- the LOC117309799 gene encoding LOW QUALITY PROTEIN: keratin, type I cytoskeletal 42-like (The sequence of the model RefSeq protein was modified relative to this genomic sequence to represent the inferred CDS: deleted 2 bases in 1 codon) → MAAPTTSIHRLSTSGSVKGLCVPGWGFLSMSSIRVGGACRPASLLGASSSGNMSVSLSRFSVGTGGSEKETMQNLSDRLASYLGKVCALEESNAYLEVKIHDRYKKQGSGPALDYSHYVKTIEDLWSTVLAATIYNANLVLQMGNARLAADDFRTKYETELNLRMSVEANINGLRRVLDELTLARADLEMQIENLKQELAYLRKNHEEEVNALRGQVGGEINVEMDAAPAVDLGRILNEMRDQYEKITKNRTDAEDWLFSKMEELNREVATNTEVLPSSWAEITEPRRTVQNLEIELQSQLGVKASLEGSLAETEARYGAQLAQLQGLSSSIEAQLSELRCEMERQNKEYKMLLDVKTRLEQEIATYRRLLEGQDAHLATQYSSPTREAVVTIRQVRTIIEEVQDGKVVPSREQIHRSPH